A region of the Sminthopsis crassicaudata isolate SCR6 chromosome 6, ASM4859323v1, whole genome shotgun sequence genome:
aagagaaaacaaacaaaacacatgtAGTAGACTCTCTGAGAGAAAAGAATTGAATAAACAGAACACAGTGATTCAATAAAACAACCAAGAATATTACAACAAagctaaaagaagggaaaattaagATGTATTGCCTAATATCAAAAACAAGCGAACTAAAAACAGGTTAATTAACACATCATCACACAAcctaaaaactatgatcaaacaaaaattcaagatatatttcaaaatatcataAAGTAAAACTAATCAGATGTATTACAACTAGTGggcaaaggaagaagaagaagaaggagaaggagaaggaggagaaggaggaggaagaagaggaggaggaggagaaggaggaggaagaggaggaggaggaggaggagaagaagaagaagaattgacTGGTCACTTCCTAAAACAAGCATCTGAGAGATTCTAGTCAAAGAAAAAATCctgcaagcaaacaaacaatgaaATAGCTCAAATCCCAAGATACTTCACTCAGGATGATCACTCAGATGGGAGACTTCACATAAGACTAATTGgcaactacagaaaaaaaaaatattatgaaatacaatATAGACAATTCTCACTTTACATAAATTTACTATTATGCAAATTTACTAGAGGTGTTAGAAGGGCAAATATTGGATACCACAAACTGAGCATAAGGCTGTAGTGAAAGTAGCTAGCcagatttttatatatcactaacaaaatgcaacagcaagagatacaaagagaaattccattccaaacaaatgttgagagtataaaatatttgggaatccatctaccaaagaaaagtcaggaattatatgagaaaaattacaaaacacttgccacaaaaataaaatcagatttaaataattggaaagacattcagtgctcttggataggccgagcgaatataataaagatgacaatactccccaaactaatctatttatttagtgctataccaatcagactcccaagaaactattttaatgacctagaaaaaataacaacaaaattcatatggaagaataaaaggtcaagaattgcaagggaactaatgaaaaaaaactcagaggaaggtggtctaagtgtacctgatctaaagctatattatatagcagcagtcaccaaaaccatttggtattggctacgaaatagaccggtagatcagtggaacagattagatacaaaggacaaaaaagggtacatctatagcaatctaatctttgacaaacccaaagattccaacattagggataaaaattcattattcggaaaaaactgttgggaaaactggaaattagtatggcagaaattagatatggatccacacttaacaccatataccaagataagatcaaaatgggtccatgatttaggcataaagagggagataataaatagattagaggaacagaggataatctacctctcagacttgtggaggaggaaggaatttatgaccagaggagaactagagatcattattgatcacaaaatagaagattttgattacatcaaactaaaaagtttctgtacaaataatactaatgcaaacaagattagaagggaagtaacaaattgggaaaatatttttaaaaacaaaggttctgacaaaggtctcatttccaaaatatatagagaactgacccaaatatataagaaaccgaaccattctccaattgataaatggtcaaaggatatgaacagacaattctcagaggaagaaattgaaactatatccactcacatgaaagagtgttccaaatcactactgatcagagaaatgcaaattaagaccactctgagataccactacacacctgtcagattggctaagatgacaggaacaaataatgacaaatgttggaggggatgtggggaaactgggacactaatacattgctggtggagttgtgaaagaatccagccattctggagagcaatctggaattatgcccaaaaagttatcaaactgtgcataccctttgacccagcagcgctactactgggattatatcccaaagaaatactaaagagcggaaagagacatatatgtgccaaaatgtttgtggcagctctttttgttgtagctagaaactggaggatgaatggatgtccatcagttggagaatggttgggtaaattgtggtatatgaaggttatggaatattattgctcggtaagaaatgaccagcaggaggaatatagagaggcctggagagacttaaatcaactgatgctgagtgaaatgagcagaaccagaagatcactgtacacttcaacaacaatgctgtatgaggatgtattctgatggaagtggaaatcatcaacataaagaagatccaactcacttccagttgatcaatgatggacagaggtagctgcacccagagaagaaacactgggaggggaatgaaaattgttagcactaatatctgtctgcccaggttgcatgtaccttcggattctaatgtttattgtgcaacaagaaagtgatattcgcacacatgtattgtacctagactatattgtaacacatgtaaaatatatggtattgcctgtcgtcggggggagggaatagagggagggggggtaaattggaaaaatgaatacaagggataatattataaaatatatatatatatatataataaaaaaaaaaaaaaaaaaaaaaaaaaaaaaaaaaagaaaaacagcatttgtgaaatggaaagaatccaatgaacaaaacaactccttttaaaagttcagttagccaaatgcaaaaggacatttgaaaaaaagctaactgaaggaaAATAgctcactaaaaattaaaattggacaaatggaaataaattattcaattcaattcaatttcaagaatcaattaaacaaacaaacaaaaattaaaaaaaaaataattaaataaaatatctctttggaaaaacaactgacctggaaaatagatccgaGAGACAttctaaaaattattgaacttcctgaaaaccatgaagatcaaaaacaaacaaacaaaaatattctggataacatctttcaagaaatcatgaaggaaaactGCCCTCATAGCCTAGAACAAaagagtaaaatagccattgaaagaatctaccaaacACCCCctaaaaaagaccccaaaataaaaattcctaggaatattgtaattaaattccagaattattagatcaaagtgaaaatactgcaagcagccacaaaaaaaataattcaaataccatggAGCCATAATCAAGATTACCTGGGAGCTATCAGCTTAGACTTTGAAGGATCAAAGGcctggatatgatattttggaaGCAATGTAGCTTGAATTGCAGCCAAGACTCAATTACTAtgcaaaactaagcattatctttcaggggaaaagatggacatttaatgaaataggggattttcaattatttttgttgaaaataccagagctgaatagaaaatatgatcttcaaattcagaactcaagagaagcatcataaataaaaaggaaggggagaaaactCTTTTTAAAGGTTAAGAATGTTAACATCCCTTAATGGGAAGATAATATGTGTAgcttttgagaactgtatattTGTcaggggtatacttagagggtatagGTATAAGTGGACTTTAATGtgacagtattaaaaaaaatatatgggtGAAAAAGGGATCTtattggaaaaagaggaaggggacataaatggaataaattatattatgtgaataggaataaaagatttattacatttgaaaaaaaaaaaaaaaaaaaaaaaaaaagaaagtagctaGCCAGTAGCTAAGTGGGTAAGAATTgaaactagagtcaggaagactagagttcaaatgtgaccttagaatcactagctatgtaactcttagcaagcaagtcacttaacctctgtctgcctgaatttcctcatctgtaaaatagggataataataataacacttactttGCAGGGATATGAGGATAAAATTTAATAGTTTCTAAAGTGCCTTGCAAAAACCTTAAATCATCATATAAATtctagttgttattattgttgttgttgttctaagTATTAAGATAAATAGGCCATCACTATTTTgtcaacactttaaaaaaatgataatggtACAAATACTGAgggacaaacccaaagacactaAACACTGGAGAATGGATAATCAGAGGTAGATTCCAGTGGttctttatacaaataaaagcCCCGAAAGGAGCAAAGAGAAATAATACTGAGGGTAATAGTCAATAATCAATAAAGCTAGACACTAGCATTGGCCATTGGAGAAGGGAAGGTAGATATTGGGAATAGCTGAGTATGAGAAATATAGAATCCAAGCAATCAGTAGCAAAGAAGAACAGGTTATTGGGGGGGGTTATGGAATTATTACATAGAAGAAAATTGCTAAGTGGAATAGCAATGGAGTGTTAACTGGAAGTCTAGTCTGGGAccatattttttcccaaatttatttttatttttattatcttattttatatttatattatatttatgttattttattatttgaggtttccttggatAAGTACTCTTAAGTGACTAGGACAGCAACAAAAATCAGGAACAGAGTGACTCAAAGACCAGGTTCAGACTTGACTAGGAAATATACAAAGTCACTAATACCAACTCTATGATGCCCATCTGGGATTTGACAGGAGCTAGAATCAGGATCAAAGTATCATAGATAACAGACTAGGGCCTGTTACCCTGGGTATAAAGAGAGTCAGGCAGGCTCATTTTGGGTTAGAAATTCTGTTTATTGAATGTCTCCATGGCAGCAGCTACAACTGTGTGCACCCCAGAGGCTCTTGACTACAAATGTATCTCACAAAAATATGAGGAAGAAGCAAGAAGGAGAAGGCAGCTCAATATTTGGGATCCAGGCCTGCTGGTCTGAAGTGATTGGGATCTTTGCCACTTCGGCCCCATCTGTTGGCTTCCTGGTCTTTCATGGAATCTTCAACATTTCGGCCAAAGCTGCCTCCCTGTAAGAACTCTCGGCCATCACTGAAAGATAAGGAGTTTAAAGAAATAAGTGCCTCTGGATCTGTCTATTTGGTCTCCATCTCCCTCATGTCTGATGAGAAAGAGGATAACACAATAAGAGAAGATAGAAACCTGGGTGGTGGTACTGCCATGCAAGCATGCATCCCAAAGCTGGGGCTCAGGAATTAATTCTGTACTGTGCACAACTCAGCTCCTGCCAGGGagcctttgccttctagaatcaGCCTAATGGGAATAAGTGGCTTAGAATCCTCCTCACATGGCTAAGGAGGGAATTGGTTTTGATTGCTTATACAAACTTGTAGTAGGTTTTTCTTGCTTTCCGAGGGGGTGAAGGAAGACAAGGTGAGtgggaaagaattcaaaaattaaaataaaattaaactactttaaaaaaaaaaagaaataatttttacttaGTCTGTGTTAATGGATGATAATGCTATCTAAATGAAATGATTTACTCAGTACCATAGCAAACTACAAAAAAGAGTTACTTtacagaattaggaaaaaaattaacaaaattcatttggaggaatgGATGATGACAAATCTcaagggaagtaacaaaaaaCAGTGAGAAAGATGGAGGCCTACAAGTACTAGCTCTGAAACTCTGGTACAAAAGAACAATCATCATAACTCTTTCATActgttttttcttaaagaaaagttGATCAATAAAACAGATTAAGGACACAAAATATGAATAAGTATAGCAGCTTAGTGTTTGGGAAAGTCAAAGACCCTGATAAGTAGAGTTGGATTTCACTGTTTAacaaaaactattggaaaaactagaaagtagCTAGGCAGAAATTAGATCTAGATGAACATATACACAGTGAGTTCTGAATGGATATAAAACCCAGATATAAAAGTTCAAATTATATACAAATTGAAAGAAGGGCATATGTTTCATAATCACGAAAATTATGAAAACATAATTTGTGCAAGAACAAATcagtagaaaaaataatgagtGATAAAAATAGGCTATTTCAATTATAGAGAATTGaaccatttttgcacaaataaaaggGATGAagctaaattaaaagaaaaatagttaactCAGGAAAAAAGTCTGTGATAAAAGTTTGATGTCCAAGATAACTGCAATACTCACTGAGTCACATAAGAACAAGTGCCCTTGCTCAAGACTATGAATGgaaagttctcaaaagaaaaaaagataacagtagtcacataaaaattccaaatcattaatagtaaaagaaatatacattaaaacaattttaagacTCCATCTC
Encoded here:
- the LOC141547628 gene encoding serum amyloid A protein-like isoform X2, translated to MWRAYQDMREANYKNSDKYFHARGNYDSAQRGPGGAWVAEVISDGREFLQGGSFGRNVEDSMKDQEANRWGRSGKDPNHFRPAGLDPKY